One genomic region from Actinocatenispora thailandica encodes:
- a CDS encoding class F sortase encodes MSARRRRHGHGLGWPVAAAGMALTVVAAGCGSTAGNRTAPANGPSDGPPRSPHPTASALPLVDAQAADPIRIRVPGVGIDAPIGPLRVGADGVLPPPRAFDRAGWWQAGPEPGERGPAVIVGHVDSYRGPAVFFRLSTIADGARIFVDRADGSTAVFAEQRIERRAKTAFPTKAVYGSTSDSELRVITCGGRFDRRKRSYRDNVIVFARRVR; translated from the coding sequence ATGAGCGCGCGGAGGCGACGGCACGGCCACGGGCTCGGCTGGCCCGTGGCCGCGGCCGGGATGGCCCTCACCGTCGTCGCAGCCGGCTGCGGGTCGACCGCCGGCAACCGGACGGCACCGGCGAACGGGCCGAGCGACGGCCCGCCCCGGTCGCCCCACCCGACGGCCTCCGCCCTCCCCCTGGTCGACGCCCAAGCAGCCGACCCGATCCGGATCCGGGTGCCCGGTGTCGGGATCGACGCCCCGATCGGCCCGCTGCGCGTCGGCGCGGACGGCGTCCTCCCACCGCCCCGGGCGTTCGACCGGGCCGGCTGGTGGCAAGCCGGACCCGAGCCCGGTGAACGTGGACCGGCGGTCATCGTCGGCCACGTCGACTCGTACCGCGGTCCAGCGGTCTTCTTCCGCCTGTCGACCATCGCCGACGGGGCGAGGATCTTCGTCGACCGGGCGGACGGGTCGACGGCCGTCTTCGCCGAGCAGCGGATCGAACGGCGAGCCAAGACCGCCTTCCCGACCAAAGCGGTGTACGGATCGACGTCGGACTCGGAACTGCGCGTCATCACCTGCGGCGGCCGGTTCGATCGCCGGAAGCGCAGCTATCGCGACAACGTGATCGTCTTCGCCCGACGGGTTCGCTGA
- a CDS encoding pyruvate dehydrogenase yields MAKRTVADQFVGVLAAAGVRRLYGVVGDSLNPIVDAVRRTDGIEWIQVRHEEVGAFAAGAEAQLSGQLAACAGSCGPGNLHLINGLYDAHRSYAPVLALASHIPSSQIGTGYFQETHPDRLFVECSHYCELVSDPAQMPRTLQIAIQHAVGRRGVAVVSLPGDIAAAEAPSGSYEHAVVADRPHVRPTDADLAAFAKLVNEARRVTLFCGSGCADAHRQVMQLAEKLSAPVGHALRGKEFIQYDNPYDVGMSGLLGYGACYDAMHGCDLLILLGTDFPYDAFMPGGVRIVQVDVAAEHLGRRSTMDLGVWGDVAQTIDCLLPRLDAKRDRAFLDRMLRRHADLLSGVVGSYTRNVPTHRPIHPEYVADQLDDVAAADAVFTVDTGMCNVWAARYLTPNGRRRIIGSFSHGSMANALPQAIGAQLLDRRRQVVALCGDGGFAMLMGDFLTLLQYDLPVKVVLFDNSSLGMVELEMLVAGLPAHGTSYRNPDFAAIARAAGATGIRVTEPSDVRDALREALNAPGPALVDVVTDPNALSLPPKITGEQVSGFALSMSRTVLTGGVGKALAMARSNLRNIPRP; encoded by the coding sequence ATGGCGAAACGGACGGTGGCCGACCAGTTCGTCGGGGTGCTCGCGGCGGCCGGCGTGCGCCGGCTGTACGGCGTGGTCGGGGACAGCCTGAACCCGATCGTGGACGCGGTACGGCGCACTGACGGCATCGAGTGGATCCAGGTACGGCACGAGGAGGTCGGCGCGTTCGCCGCCGGCGCCGAGGCGCAGCTGTCCGGGCAGCTCGCCGCCTGTGCCGGCTCCTGCGGACCGGGAAACCTGCACCTGATCAACGGGCTGTACGACGCGCACCGCAGCTACGCGCCGGTGCTGGCGCTCGCCTCGCACATCCCGTCCAGCCAGATCGGCACCGGCTACTTCCAGGAGACCCACCCGGACCGGCTGTTCGTCGAGTGCAGCCACTACTGCGAGCTGGTCTCGGATCCGGCGCAGATGCCGCGCACCCTGCAGATCGCGATCCAGCACGCGGTCGGCCGGCGCGGAGTCGCGGTCGTCTCGCTGCCCGGCGACATCGCCGCCGCCGAGGCGCCGTCCGGCTCGTACGAGCACGCCGTCGTCGCCGACCGCCCGCACGTCCGGCCCACCGACGCCGACCTGGCCGCGTTCGCGAAGCTGGTGAACGAGGCACGCCGGGTCACCCTGTTCTGCGGCAGCGGCTGCGCCGACGCACACCGGCAGGTCATGCAGCTGGCCGAGAAGCTGTCCGCGCCGGTCGGCCACGCGCTGCGCGGCAAGGAGTTCATCCAGTACGACAACCCGTACGACGTGGGCATGTCCGGGCTGCTCGGCTACGGCGCCTGCTACGACGCGATGCACGGCTGCGACCTGCTGATCCTGCTCGGTACCGACTTCCCGTACGACGCGTTCATGCCCGGTGGCGTACGCATCGTGCAGGTCGACGTGGCCGCCGAGCACCTGGGGCGCCGTTCCACGATGGACCTCGGTGTCTGGGGCGACGTGGCGCAGACCATCGACTGCCTGCTGCCGCGCCTCGACGCCAAGCGGGACCGCGCGTTCCTGGACCGGATGCTGCGCCGGCACGCCGACCTGCTGTCCGGCGTCGTCGGCTCGTACACCAGGAACGTGCCGACGCACCGACCGATCCACCCGGAGTACGTGGCCGACCAGCTCGACGACGTCGCCGCCGCGGACGCGGTGTTCACCGTCGACACCGGGATGTGCAACGTGTGGGCGGCCCGCTACCTGACCCCGAACGGGCGGCGCCGGATCATCGGTTCGTTCAGCCACGGCTCGATGGCGAACGCGCTGCCGCAGGCGATCGGCGCGCAGCTGCTCGACCGGCGCCGGCAGGTCGTCGCGCTGTGCGGCGACGGCGGCTTCGCCATGCTGATGGGCGACTTCCTCACCCTGCTGCAGTACGACCTGCCGGTGAAGGTGGTGCTGTTCGACAACTCGTCGCTGGGCATGGTCGAGCTGGAGATGCTGGTCGCCGGGCTGCCCGCGCACGGCACCTCGTACCGCAACCCGGACTTCGCCGCGATCGCCCGCGCCGCCGGTGCCACCGGCATCCGCGTCACCGAGCCCTCGGACGTGCGGGATGCGCTGCGTGAGGCACTGAACGCTCCCGGCCCGGCGCTGGTCGACGTCGTCACCGACCCGAACGCGCTGTCGCTGCCGCCGAAGATCACCGGTGAGCAGGTCAGCGGCTTCGCCCTGTCGATGTCGCGCACGGTACTGACCGGTGGCGTCGGCAAGGCGCTGGCGATGGCCCGCAGCAACCTGCGCAACATCCCGCGGCCCTGA
- the tdh gene encoding L-threonine 3-dehydrogenase, whose protein sequence is MKALVKAAPEAGLQLLEVPEPTVGPTDVKIRVLRTGLCGTDLHIEAWDDWAKASIDPPLVVGHEFAGEVVEVGPSVTTVSVGDLVSGEGHLVCGRCRNCRAGRRHLCIRTVGLGVQRDGAFAEFLTLPESNVWVHGRSADRPVDLDVAAIFDPFGNAVHTAMAFEVFGEDVLITGAGPIGIMAAAVVRHAGARHVVITDVSDYRLRLAEKVGVSLALDVSTTPIERAQAMLGMREGFDVGLEMSGQPSALREMISNMTHGGRIAMLGLPSTEIAVDWNRVVTHMLTIKGIYGREMFETWYRMSVLLERGLDLSPVITGRYGYTQYAEAFAEARSGNCGKIVLDWTCEKT, encoded by the coding sequence GTGAAAGCGCTGGTCAAGGCGGCTCCGGAAGCGGGGCTGCAACTCCTTGAGGTGCCCGAGCCGACGGTCGGGCCGACGGATGTCAAGATCCGGGTGCTGCGTACCGGTCTGTGCGGTACCGACCTGCACATCGAGGCGTGGGACGACTGGGCGAAGGCGTCCATCGACCCGCCGCTGGTGGTGGGGCACGAGTTCGCCGGCGAGGTCGTCGAGGTCGGCCCGTCGGTGACCACCGTCTCGGTCGGGGACCTGGTCTCCGGCGAGGGGCACCTGGTGTGTGGCCGCTGTCGCAACTGCCGGGCCGGCCGCCGCCACCTGTGCATCCGTACCGTCGGGCTGGGCGTGCAGCGCGACGGCGCGTTCGCGGAATTCCTGACGCTGCCGGAGAGCAACGTCTGGGTGCACGGCCGCAGCGCCGACCGGCCGGTCGACCTGGACGTGGCGGCCATCTTCGACCCGTTCGGCAACGCGGTGCACACCGCCATGGCGTTCGAGGTGTTCGGCGAGGACGTGCTGATCACCGGCGCCGGGCCGATCGGCATCATGGCCGCCGCGGTGGTCCGGCACGCCGGCGCCCGCCACGTGGTGATCACCGACGTGTCCGACTACCGGCTGCGGCTGGCCGAGAAGGTCGGGGTCAGCCTGGCGCTGGACGTGTCGACCACGCCGATCGAGCGCGCCCAGGCGATGCTGGGCATGCGGGAGGGGTTCGACGTCGGGCTGGAGATGTCCGGCCAGCCGTCCGCGCTGCGCGAGATGATCTCGAACATGACGCACGGCGGCCGGATCGCGATGCTCGGCCTGCCGTCGACCGAGATCGCGGTCGACTGGAACCGGGTGGTCACGCACATGCTGACCATCAAGGGCATCTACGGCCGGGAGATGTTCGAGACCTGGTACCGGATGTCGGTGCTGCTGGAGCGTGGCCTGGACCTGTCCCCGGTGATCACCGGCCGGTACGGGTACACCCAGTACGCGGAGGCCTTCGCCGAGGCGCGCTCCGGCAACTGCGGCAAGATCGTGCTGGACTGGACCTGCGAGAAGACCTGA
- a CDS encoding glycine C-acetyltransferase, whose translation MFDRMREDLTATLQQIRADGLYKEERVITSPQDSGITVADGSSVINFCANNYLGLADHPTLIAAAKTALSERGFGMASVRFICGTQDIHKQLEHQLSEFLGTEDTILYSSCFDANGGVFETLLSDADAVISDELNHASIIDGIRLCKARRLRYKNRDMADLEQQLKDSADARYRLIVTDGVFSMDGYYAPLAEICALAEQYDALVMVDDSHAVGFVGPNGRGTPERAGVQDKVDIVTGTLGKALGGASGGYVSARAEIVELLRQRSRPYLFSNSVAPSIVAAAIATLDLLESSGDLRAKLTANTELFRAEMTAAGFDLLPGEHPIVPVMIGDAARAAKLADLLLARGIYVIGFSFPVVPRGKARIRVQLSAAHSTEEVKRAVAAFVDARAELDA comes from the coding sequence ATGTTCGACCGGATGCGCGAGGACCTGACCGCGACGCTGCAACAGATCCGCGCCGACGGGCTGTACAAGGAGGAGCGGGTGATCACCAGCCCGCAGGACTCCGGGATCACCGTCGCCGACGGCAGCTCGGTGATCAACTTCTGCGCGAACAACTACCTCGGCCTGGCCGACCACCCGACGCTGATCGCCGCGGCGAAGACGGCGCTTTCCGAGCGCGGCTTCGGGATGGCCTCGGTCCGGTTCATCTGCGGCACCCAGGACATCCACAAGCAGCTGGAACACCAGCTGTCGGAGTTCCTCGGCACCGAGGACACCATCCTCTACAGCTCCTGCTTCGACGCGAACGGCGGCGTGTTCGAGACGCTGCTGTCCGACGCCGACGCGGTCATCTCCGACGAGCTGAACCACGCGAGCATCATCGACGGCATCCGGCTGTGCAAGGCGCGCCGGCTGCGGTACAAGAACCGGGACATGGCCGACCTGGAGCAGCAGCTCAAGGACTCGGCGGACGCCCGGTACCGGCTGATCGTCACCGACGGCGTGTTCTCGATGGACGGCTACTACGCGCCACTCGCCGAGATCTGCGCGCTGGCCGAACAGTACGACGCGCTGGTGATGGTGGACGACTCGCACGCGGTCGGGTTCGTCGGCCCGAACGGCCGCGGCACCCCGGAGCGGGCCGGCGTGCAGGACAAGGTCGACATCGTCACCGGCACCCTGGGCAAGGCGCTCGGCGGCGCGTCCGGCGGGTACGTGTCGGCCCGCGCCGAGATTGTCGAGCTGCTGCGGCAGCGCTCCCGGCCGTACCTGTTCTCCAACTCGGTCGCGCCGTCGATCGTGGCCGCCGCGATCGCCACCCTCGACCTGCTGGAGTCGTCCGGCGACCTGCGCGCGAAGCTCACCGCGAACACCGAGCTGTTCCGCGCCGAGATGACCGCGGCCGGTTTCGACCTGCTGCCCGGCGAGCACCCCATCGTGCCGGTGATGATCGGCGACGCCGCCCGCGCCGCGAAACTCGCGGACCTGCTGCTGGCCCGCGGCATCTACGTGATCGGTTTCTCGTTCCCGGTGGTACCGCGGGGCAAGGCGCGCATCCGCGTCCAGCTGTCGGCCGCGCACTCGACGGAGGAGGTCAAGCGCGCCGTCGCCGCGTTCGTCGACGCCCGCGCCGAACTCGACGCCTGA
- a CDS encoding MFS transporter, with product MNGPLAPTAAVLSRRPAVRLLGSSLLGRLPTGMAALAVLLLVRGRGGDYALAGLLSGLYAAGSALGGPLLGRVIDRSRQPPVLLGASLAAAVGFAALAVVPVGGALAVAAIVLAGAATPPLESCLRVLWPRVVPADRLHAAYSLDAAAQEILFVLGPLLVLGAVRLAGPAGGVLVAAGLGVLGVAAFVSTPQSRSWRGVRTESRHPAGPLRSRRLVRLLVSLLLTGFTIGTFSVGATAYAEHVGGRSLAGWFIAANGLGALLGGIGYTLVPAGRDLSGRLRVVAALLAIGYLPLALQPGLAGMIGLSVLSGLSLPAVLTCGFALVERLAPAGTVTEAFTWLVTAFGIGNAVGAALSGTLVDRYGPVAAFLAGAATALLAALTVLRRLTPAADRQR from the coding sequence ATGAACGGGCCGCTGGCGCCGACGGCCGCGGTGCTGTCCCGTCGCCCCGCCGTCCGGCTGCTCGGTTCGTCGCTGCTCGGCCGGCTGCCCACCGGCATGGCCGCGCTCGCCGTGCTGCTGCTGGTCCGCGGTCGCGGCGGCGACTACGCGCTGGCCGGGTTGCTGTCCGGCCTGTACGCCGCCGGCAGCGCGCTCGGTGGCCCGCTGCTCGGCCGGGTCATCGACCGGTCCCGGCAGCCCCCGGTACTGCTGGGCGCCTCGCTCGCCGCTGCGGTCGGCTTCGCCGCGCTCGCGGTCGTACCGGTGGGCGGCGCGCTCGCGGTCGCCGCGATCGTGCTGGCCGGCGCCGCCACCCCGCCGCTGGAGTCGTGCCTGCGGGTGCTGTGGCCGCGGGTGGTGCCGGCGGACCGGCTGCACGCCGCGTACTCGCTGGACGCGGCGGCGCAGGAGATCCTGTTCGTGCTCGGCCCGCTGCTGGTGCTCGGCGCCGTCCGGCTCGCCGGACCGGCCGGCGGGGTACTCGTCGCGGCCGGACTCGGCGTGCTCGGGGTGGCGGCGTTCGTCTCGACGCCGCAGTCCCGGTCCTGGCGCGGGGTGCGCACCGAGTCCCGGCACCCGGCGGGGCCGCTGCGGTCCCGCCGGCTGGTCCGCCTGCTGGTCTCGCTGCTGCTGACCGGGTTCACCATCGGGACGTTCTCGGTCGGTGCCACCGCCTATGCCGAGCACGTCGGCGGTCGGTCGCTCGCCGGCTGGTTCATCGCGGCGAACGGGCTCGGCGCGCTGCTCGGCGGCATCGGCTACACGCTGGTGCCGGCCGGGCGGGACCTGTCCGGGCGGCTGCGGGTGGTCGCGGCGCTGCTCGCGATCGGTTACCTGCCGCTCGCCCTGCAGCCCGGCCTGGCCGGCATGATCGGTCTCTCGGTGCTGTCCGGGCTCTCCCTGCCGGCCGTGCTGACCTGCGGATTCGCCCTGGTCGAGCGGCTGGCGCCGGCCGGCACCGTGACCGAGGCGTTCACCTGGCTGGTCACCGCGTTCGGGATCGGCAACGCGGTCGGCGCGGCGCTGTCCGGCACCCTGGTCGACCGGTACGGCCCGGTCGCCGCCTTCCTGGCCGGTGCGGCCACCGCACTCCTCGCGGCACTCACCGTGCTCCGCCGCCTCACCCCGGCCGCCGACCGGCAGCGCTGA
- a CDS encoding LysR family transcriptional regulator, with product MIDPRRLRVLRALADHGTVTAAAQALYLTPSAVSQQLAALEGEAGQPLLERRGRRVRLTAAGMLLADHATEVLARLEQAESALAAHAAGAAGTITVGAFATAIAGVLAPAIAELAETHPEIDVRVRDAEGDASLGLLLDGGIDLAVAVEYRGAPPAGDPRLCRIPLYAEPFDAVLPSGHWLAKHTEVALHDLAADDWISPSPGNPCHDVVALACEYAGFTARVRHRSDDFRAVVALAAAGAGVALVPRSALDPVDGAVVRPVAGTPPTRRVFAAHRRGAETHPLVTITLDTIRRATATR from the coding sequence GTGATCGATCCTCGGCGGCTGCGGGTGCTGCGCGCGCTGGCCGACCACGGCACGGTGACCGCGGCGGCGCAGGCGCTCTACCTGACCCCCAGCGCGGTCAGCCAGCAGCTGGCCGCGCTGGAGGGCGAGGCCGGACAGCCGCTGCTGGAACGGCGCGGCCGGCGGGTCCGGCTGACCGCCGCCGGGATGCTCCTCGCCGACCACGCCACCGAGGTGCTGGCCCGGCTGGAGCAGGCCGAGTCGGCGCTCGCCGCGCACGCCGCCGGCGCCGCCGGCACGATCACCGTCGGCGCGTTCGCCACCGCGATCGCCGGCGTGCTGGCACCGGCGATCGCCGAGCTCGCCGAAACCCACCCGGAGATCGACGTCCGGGTACGGGACGCCGAGGGCGACGCGAGCCTCGGCCTGCTGCTCGACGGCGGCATCGACCTCGCCGTCGCGGTCGAGTACCGGGGCGCGCCGCCGGCCGGCGACCCGCGGCTGTGCCGGATCCCGCTGTACGCCGAGCCGTTCGACGCGGTGCTGCCGAGCGGGCACTGGCTCGCCAAGCACACCGAGGTGGCGCTGCACGATCTGGCCGCGGACGACTGGATCAGCCCGTCGCCGGGCAACCCGTGCCACGACGTCGTCGCGCTGGCCTGCGAGTACGCCGGCTTCACGGCTCGGGTGCGGCACCGCTCGGACGACTTCCGGGCGGTCGTGGCGCTGGCCGCGGCCGGCGCCGGCGTCGCGCTGGTACCGCGCTCGGCGCTGGATCCGGTCGACGGCGCGGTGGTCCGACCGGTCGCGGGTACGCCGCCGACCCGCCGGGTGTTCGCGGCGCACCGCCGGGGCGCCGAAACCCACCCGCTGGTCACCATCACGCTGGACACGATCCGCCGCGCCACCGCCACCCGCTGA
- a CDS encoding WD40 repeat domain-containing protein, translated as MTTVDAVHEAARTGDWREVSARAGAEPAAIVAAVLSSGIEWGSLPGEVAAVLSVAQQLGSAAPHERGLLLDLARVRHGAPPRGAGPAAGPRLRWADVPRRPTHVTVATGCHDWLTETVPLPDGRALLAYQAAQRVLHLWDPATGTVTATIRSRGAVQAAAGTVGPDGVPRLAVAGGRSVQVADPRTGAVLDSWMAGHDRPVTALCWLTLPDGRLALATGGQGEAVRVWTPAGRQLAEVTSGPWNGGKVDAIVPWPQLDGDLLLAITWAGTSVLWAVDLSGAVFGEVGGVQASTTIPVGDRRLLATAWHQEISLWAPGERERFGAPIRLPDGYVTALAALPRPDGSTALAVADSGGLWLLDPAAPGSAGTRVPTVDTRVWAMAALPLPGGRTALATLDEGDAVRLWDADRVVPSVAAGSPSLPQVALVESPDGRVLAAAAADDGLRLRDADTGAPVGPPLLAPGEQAGTVAAVRLTHGRELLATGDRYGSLLLFDPVTGERVAATPPAPSGPVGTLAAGVLPTGEPVLVSGDSQLLSWHPDGAPRGPVSPAGFPDRLSASAWLSWGADRAALALGTSTWRGGGELHIVDPASGKRLIEPVETGNVEALAAVPRVGGDPLLAVASDPDRVWCWAPDGSGVLTLPAEQVRALTGFVLDGRSLVAAGGKDRTVQVFDTATGSTVDCGPMAARGKVTALATLRLADGRTLLAIAGGRTIVRWDPVAGAAVGKPLAGHTDVVHALAVLPGPDGDTYLVSAGADHTVRLWDAATGAPVGEPATGHTGPVRALAAVPRADGRTVLASGGDDRAVWLWEPTADGLSGRRCTGHHGGSDHVVAVPLADGRAVVATAAGHYNPSGLWLWDPADWSGRPLGDGLHGPVAVVELPDGRTLVAARHRERLLQLYDPTTGRAVGRPLPVPFVDARELVAVPTPAGPRLAASGASGEIRLYDPASGTAVGQPLTGHGEALTGLAPLRTADGRSLLATGDRDGVLRIWDPVDCRCLCRLSLDVRIWSLAGRGTRLLVGCDGGYLALEVDLERG; from the coding sequence ATGACGACTGTCGATGCGGTGCACGAGGCGGCCCGGACCGGGGACTGGCGGGAGGTGAGCGCGCGAGCGGGCGCCGAGCCGGCGGCGATCGTCGCCGCCGTGCTGTCCAGTGGGATCGAGTGGGGCAGCCTGCCGGGTGAGGTCGCCGCGGTGCTCAGCGTGGCGCAGCAACTGGGCTCCGCCGCCCCGCACGAACGTGGCCTGTTGCTCGACCTGGCGCGGGTCCGGCACGGTGCGCCGCCGCGCGGTGCGGGTCCGGCCGCCGGGCCCAGGCTGCGCTGGGCCGACGTGCCGCGGCGGCCGACCCACGTCACGGTGGCGACCGGCTGCCACGACTGGCTGACCGAGACCGTGCCGCTGCCGGACGGCCGCGCCCTGCTGGCGTACCAGGCGGCGCAACGCGTGCTGCACCTGTGGGATCCGGCGACCGGCACGGTGACCGCGACGATCCGGAGCCGCGGTGCGGTGCAGGCCGCCGCCGGTACGGTCGGTCCGGACGGCGTTCCGCGGCTCGCGGTCGCCGGCGGTCGCTCGGTGCAGGTGGCCGACCCGCGTACCGGCGCGGTGCTGGACAGCTGGATGGCCGGGCACGACCGGCCGGTCACGGCGTTGTGCTGGTTGACGCTGCCGGACGGCCGGCTGGCGCTCGCGACCGGCGGCCAGGGCGAGGCGGTGCGGGTGTGGACGCCGGCCGGCCGGCAGCTCGCCGAGGTGACGAGCGGGCCGTGGAACGGTGGCAAGGTCGACGCGATCGTGCCGTGGCCGCAGCTCGACGGTGACCTGCTGCTCGCGATCACCTGGGCCGGGACCTCGGTGCTGTGGGCGGTCGACCTGTCCGGTGCCGTGTTCGGCGAGGTCGGCGGCGTGCAGGCGAGCACCACCATCCCGGTCGGTGACCGGAGGTTGCTGGCCACCGCCTGGCACCAGGAGATCTCGCTGTGGGCGCCGGGCGAGCGGGAACGGTTCGGTGCGCCGATCCGGCTGCCGGACGGCTACGTGACGGCGCTGGCGGCGCTGCCCCGACCGGACGGGTCGACGGCGCTGGCGGTGGCCGACTCCGGTGGCCTGTGGCTGCTCGACCCGGCCGCGCCCGGGTCCGCCGGCACCAGGGTGCCCACCGTCGACACCCGTGTCTGGGCGATGGCCGCCCTGCCGCTGCCCGGCGGCCGGACGGCGCTGGCGACCCTCGACGAGGGCGACGCGGTGCGGCTGTGGGACGCCGACCGGGTCGTGCCGTCGGTGGCCGCCGGCTCCCCGTCGCTGCCGCAGGTCGCCCTGGTCGAGTCGCCGGACGGGCGGGTGCTCGCCGCTGCCGCCGCCGACGACGGCCTGCGGCTGCGCGATGCGGACACCGGTGCGCCGGTGGGCCCGCCACTGCTGGCACCCGGCGAGCAGGCCGGCACCGTCGCCGCGGTACGGCTGACCCACGGACGGGAGCTGCTGGCGACCGGTGACCGGTACGGCTCGCTGCTGTTGTTCGACCCGGTGACCGGCGAGCGGGTCGCGGCGACCCCGCCGGCACCCAGCGGCCCGGTCGGTACGCTCGCGGCCGGGGTGCTGCCGACCGGGGAGCCGGTGCTGGTCAGTGGTGACAGCCAGCTGCTCAGCTGGCACCCGGACGGTGCGCCGCGGGGGCCGGTGTCGCCGGCCGGTTTCCCGGACCGGCTGTCGGCGTCCGCCTGGCTGTCCTGGGGGGCCGACCGCGCCGCCCTGGCGCTGGGCACCTCGACGTGGCGCGGCGGCGGCGAGCTGCACATCGTCGACCCGGCGTCCGGGAAGCGGCTCATCGAGCCGGTCGAGACCGGCAACGTCGAGGCGCTGGCCGCGGTGCCGCGCGTCGGCGGTGATCCGCTGCTGGCGGTGGCCAGCGACCCCGACCGGGTGTGGTGCTGGGCACCGGACGGTTCCGGGGTGCTCACCTTGCCCGCCGAGCAGGTCCGTGCCCTGACCGGGTTCGTTCTCGACGGTCGGTCGCTGGTCGCGGCCGGCGGGAAGGACCGGACGGTCCAGGTCTTCGACACCGCCACCGGGTCCACTGTGGACTGCGGCCCGATGGCCGCGCGGGGCAAGGTGACCGCGCTCGCCACGCTGCGGCTCGCGGACGGGCGGACGCTGCTCGCCATCGCCGGTGGCCGCACGATCGTGCGGTGGGACCCGGTCGCCGGGGCGGCCGTCGGAAAGCCGCTGGCCGGCCACACCGACGTGGTGCACGCGCTCGCCGTGCTGCCCGGCCCGGACGGCGACACGTACCTGGTGAGCGCCGGTGCCGACCACACCGTACGGCTGTGGGACGCGGCGACGGGAGCACCGGTCGGCGAACCGGCCACCGGGCACACCGGCCCGGTGCGCGCGCTCGCCGCCGTGCCCCGCGCGGACGGCCGTACCGTGCTCGCCAGCGGCGGCGACGATCGCGCGGTGTGGCTCTGGGAGCCGACCGCCGACGGGCTGTCCGGCCGCCGCTGCACCGGTCACCACGGCGGCTCGGACCACGTCGTCGCGGTACCGCTGGCCGACGGCCGGGCCGTGGTGGCCACCGCGGCCGGCCACTACAACCCGTCCGGGCTGTGGCTGTGGGACCCGGCGGACTGGTCCGGTCGCCCGCTGGGCGACGGGCTGCACGGCCCGGTCGCGGTGGTGGAGCTGCCCGACGGTCGCACCCTGGTCGCCGCCCGGCACCGCGAACGCCTCCTGCAGCTGTACGACCCGACCACCGGCCGGGCCGTCGGGCGCCCGCTGCCGGTGCCGTTCGTCGACGCACGCGAGCTGGTGGCGGTGCCGACCCCGGCCGGACCGCGGCTCGCGGCGAGCGGCGCCAGCGGTGAGATCCGGCTGTACGATCCGGCGTCCGGCACCGCGGTCGGCCAACCGCTGACCGGACATGGCGAGGCGCTCACCGGCCTCGCCCCGCTGCGGACCGCCGACGGCAGGTCGCTGCTCGCCACCGGAGACCGGGACGGCGTCCTCCGGATCTGGGACCCGGTCGACTGCCGGTGCCTGTGCAGGCTGTCGCTGGATGTGCGCATCTGGTCGCTCGCCGGGCGGGGCACCCGGCTGCTGGTCGGCTGCGACGGCGGCTACCTGGCGCTGGAGGTCGACCTGGAGCGCGGTTGA
- a CDS encoding phosphotransferase enzyme family protein has translation MLELLRGVLGRCVVEADRSWSHGGARVLLVRDARGGRWVGKRHRDRDRYLAERDAYRRWVPALGDRAPRLRAADDDTGTLVLSAVAGRPDWPRGLTPTVQRQAGAALRRLHEAAEPEPWPDFAAVWLAEFDRWAPVAAGLLPAPELAAVRAAVIGLGELPVPHRVPCHGDYTPRNWLLAPVDAVAGPAPAGDGFAVIDFEWSRRDVWVCDLVRLAAGPWCDDPGLAAAFLAGYGSALDAADRARLLRCAAVRTVFLAAWGRRHGEVALERGAREQFARLSRALRRGTGPVP, from the coding sequence ATGCTCGAACTGCTGCGCGGGGTGCTCGGCCGGTGTGTGGTCGAGGCGGACCGGTCCTGGTCGCACGGCGGCGCGCGGGTCCTGCTGGTTCGTGATGCGCGCGGCGGCCGGTGGGTGGGCAAGCGGCATCGCGACCGGGACCGGTACCTCGCCGAGCGGGACGCCTACCGGCGGTGGGTGCCGGCGCTGGGCGACCGGGCACCACGGCTGCGTGCCGCCGACGATGACACCGGAACCCTGGTGCTGTCGGCGGTGGCGGGCCGGCCCGACTGGCCCCGCGGCCTGACGCCGACGGTACAGCGCCAGGCCGGCGCGGCATTGCGCCGGCTGCACGAGGCGGCCGAGCCGGAGCCGTGGCCGGACTTCGCCGCGGTGTGGCTGGCCGAGTTCGACCGCTGGGCGCCGGTGGCGGCGGGCCTGCTGCCGGCGCCCGAGCTGGCCGCGGTCCGCGCCGCGGTGATCGGCCTGGGCGAGCTCCCGGTACCGCACCGGGTGCCCTGCCACGGCGACTACACGCCGCGAAACTGGCTGCTGGCACCCGTCGACGCCGTCGCGGGGCCGGCCCCGGCCGGTGACGGGTTCGCGGTGATCGACTTCGAGTGGTCCCGGCGCGACGTGTGGGTTTGCGACCTGGTCCGGTTGGCGGCCGGGCCGTGGTGCGACGATCCGGGGCTCGCGGCGGCGTTCCTCGCCGGTTACGGCAGCGCGCTCGACGCGGCCGATCGCGCCAGGCTGCTGCGCTGCGCCGCGGTACGCACCGTGTTCCTGGCGGCGTGGGGACGCCGCCACGGCGAGGTCGCGTTGGAGCGCGGTGCCCGGGAACAGTTCGCGCGGCTGTCCCGCGCGCTGCGCCGCGGCACCGGGCCGGTACCCTGA